A region of Anolis carolinensis isolate JA03-04 unplaced genomic scaffold, rAnoCar3.1.pri scaffold_7, whole genome shotgun sequence DNA encodes the following proteins:
- the map2k2 gene encoding dual specificity mitogen-activated protein kinase kinase 2 gives MPAKRKLVPPALNITPTIAEGAPGPAAGEPAHGAEAHLVDLQKKLEELELDEQQKKRLEAFLTQKAKVGELKDDDFERISELGAGNGGVVTKVQHKPSGLIMARKLIHLEIKPAIRNQIIRELQVLHECNSPYIVGFYGAFYSDGEISICMEHMDGGSLDQVLKEAKRIPEEILGKVSIAVLRGLAYLREKHQIMHRDVKPSNILVNSRGEIKLCDFGVSGQLIDSMANSFVGTRSYMSPERLQGTHYSVQSDIWSMGLSLVELSIGRYPIPPPDAKELEVIFGRPVLDGGGDAELHSISPRPRPPGRPISGHGMDSRPAMAIFELLDYIVNEPPPKLPTGVFTQDFQEFVNKCLIKNPAERADLKMLMNHAFIKRSEVEEVDFAGWLCKTLRLNQPSTPTRTAM, from the exons AGCGCACCTCGTCGACCTCCAGAAGAAGCTGGAAGAGCTGGAGCTGGACGAGCAGCAGAAGAAGCGGCTGGAGGCCTTCCTCACGCAGAAGGCCAAAGTCGGGGAGCTGAAAGATGACGACTTCGAGAGGATTTCGGAGCTGGGCGCCGGCAACGGCGGGGTGGTCACCAAAGTACAACACAAACCCTCAGGGCTCATCATGGCGAGGAAG CTGATCCACTTGGAGATCAAGCCCGCCATCCGGAACCAGATCATCCGCGAGCTCCAGGTGCTCCACGAGTGCAACTCGCCGTACATCGTGGGCTTCTACGGCGCTTTCTACAGCGACGGGGAGATCAGCATCTGCATGGAGCACATG GACGGAGGTTCCCTCGACCAAGTCCTGAAGGAAGCCAAGAGGATCCCTGAAGAGATCCTGGGGAAAGTCAGCATCGCG GTCCTGCGAGGGCTGGCCTACCTGCGAGAGAAGCACCAGATCATGCACAGAG ACGTGAAGCCTTCGAACATCCTGGTGAATTCTCGGGGGGAGATCAAGCTCTGCGACTTCGGGGTCAGCGGCCAGCTCATTGACTCCATGGCCAACTCCTTCGTGGGCACACGCTCCTATATGTCC CCGGAGCGCCTTCAGGGCACGCACTACTCGGTGCAGTCGGACATCTGGAGCATGGGCCTCTCGCTGGTGGAGCTGTCCATCGGGAGGTACCCCATCCCCCCGCCGGACGCCAAGGAGCTGGAGGTCATCTTTGGCCGGCCCGTCCTGGACGGAGGGGGAGACGCCGAGCTCCACAGCATCTCCCCCCGACCACGGCCCCCCGGCCGGCCCATCAGCG GACACGGGATGGACAGCCGCCCCGCCATGGCCATCTTTGAATTGCTGGACTACATTGTGAATGAG CCGCCCCCGAAGCTGCCGACCGGGGTTTTCACACAGGACTTCCAAGAGTTTGTAAATAAATG cTTAATTAAAAACCCCGCCGAACGGGCAGATCTCAAGATGCTGATG AACCATGCCTTTATCAAACGCTCGGAGGTGGAGGAGGTGGACTTCGCGGGCTGGCTCTGCAAGACGCTGCGCCTGAACCAGCCCAGCACGCCCACCCGCACCGCCATGTGA